In a single window of the Elaeis guineensis isolate ETL-2024a chromosome 8, EG11, whole genome shotgun sequence genome:
- the LOC105049656 gene encoding actin-related protein 2/3 complex subunit 4 isoform X2 produces MANTLRLYLTCIRNTLEAAMCLQNFPCQEVERHNKPEVELKTSPELLLNPVLICRNEAEKCLIETSINSIRISMKVKQADELENILAKKFLRFLSMRAEAFQVLRRKPVQGYDISFLITNYHCEDMHKHKLIDFIVQFMEDIDKEISELKLSVNTRGRLVATEFLKQFI; encoded by the exons ATG GCGAACACGCTCCGATTGTATCTGACGTGCATTCGGAACACCCTGGAGGCTGCAATGTGCCTGCAG AATTTCCCTTGTCAAGAAGTTGAAAGACATAACAAGCCAGAGGTTGAACTAAA GACAAGCCCAGAACTTCTGTTAAATCCG GTCTTGATATGTCGTAATGAGGCTGAAAAGTGTTTGATAGAGACATCCATCAATTCTATCCGTATAAGCATGAAG GTAAAGCAGGCAGATGAGCTTGAGAACATACTTGCCAAAAAATTCCTTAGATTTTTATCAATGAGGGCAGAGGCATTCCAAGTTTTGAGAAGAAAGCCAGTGCAG GGTTATGATATTAGTTTTCTTATAACAAATTATCATTGCGAGGATATGCACAAGCACAAACTAATAGATTTCATTGTGCAATTTATGGAG GACATTGACAAAGAAATCAGTGAGTTGAAACTATCAGTAAACACACGAGGACGTCTAGTAGCGACGGAGTTTCTGAAGCAGTTCATTTGA
- the LOC105049656 gene encoding actin-related protein 2/3 complex subunit 4 isoform X1, translated as MHNLQANTLRLYLTCIRNTLEAAMCLQNFPCQEVERHNKPEVELKTSPELLLNPVLICRNEAEKCLIETSINSIRISMKVKQADELENILAKKFLRFLSMRAEAFQVLRRKPVQGYDISFLITNYHCEDMHKHKLIDFIVQFMEDIDKEISELKLSVNTRGRLVATEFLKQFI; from the exons ATG CATAATTTGCAGGCGAACACGCTCCGATTGTATCTGACGTGCATTCGGAACACCCTGGAGGCTGCAATGTGCCTGCAG AATTTCCCTTGTCAAGAAGTTGAAAGACATAACAAGCCAGAGGTTGAACTAAA GACAAGCCCAGAACTTCTGTTAAATCCG GTCTTGATATGTCGTAATGAGGCTGAAAAGTGTTTGATAGAGACATCCATCAATTCTATCCGTATAAGCATGAAG GTAAAGCAGGCAGATGAGCTTGAGAACATACTTGCCAAAAAATTCCTTAGATTTTTATCAATGAGGGCAGAGGCATTCCAAGTTTTGAGAAGAAAGCCAGTGCAG GGTTATGATATTAGTTTTCTTATAACAAATTATCATTGCGAGGATATGCACAAGCACAAACTAATAGATTTCATTGTGCAATTTATGGAG GACATTGACAAAGAAATCAGTGAGTTGAAACTATCAGTAAACACACGAGGACGTCTAGTAGCGACGGAGTTTCTGAAGCAGTTCATTTGA